The Candidatus Schekmanbacteria bacterium genomic interval GCAAGAGAAAAGAAAAGCCTTTCATTGTAATAAACTGTGGTGCAATCCCTGAAAACCTGCTGGAAAGTGAGCTTTTTGGACACGAGAAAGGTTCTTTTACAGGAGCTTACGCACAAAAAAAAGGAAAATTGGAGTTGGCGGAAGAAGGAACTATATTCCTTGATGAAATAGGTGAAATTCCACCAATACTTCAAGTAAAATTGCTCAGGTTCCTTCAGGAGAAAGAGTTTGAACGTGTTGGCGGCACAAAGCAGATTAAAGTTAATGCGAGGATAATAGTTGCAACTAACAGAGATTTGAAGACTGATATGAATGAAGGTAAATTCAGAGAAGACCTTTATTATCGTTTGAATGTTGTTTCAGTAACATTGCCGCCTTTAAGAGAGAGGGGAAATGATGTAATACTGATTGCAAGATTTTTGGTAGACAAATATTGTGCTGAAAACAATATTCCTCCAAAATCTCTGAGTAGAGAAGCAGAGCTGGCAATTAGAAAATATCAGTGGCCAGGGAATATAAGGGAATTGGAAAATCTCACAAAAAGAGCAATAATCATGTCTCCAGGGAGTTTGCTTTTCCCCTCTGACCTGGGATTAAAAGAAACGGCAGAGTCAAAATGCCTCTTAACACTAAAAGAAGCAAAAGAAGAAATAGAGAGGAAATGTCTGCTTGATGCTCTTGAAAAAAATAATGGATTTGTAAGCAGAGCTGCTAAAGATTTAGGTGTAAGTAGAGGAACATTTTACGATTTATTGAAAAAACATGGGATTGAAATTGAAGAATAAATTCTTGGAATTTAGATTCTTCATATAAAACATACTGAGTACTAATTGTGTTTATAGTTCATATCCCAGTCAATAGTTTTAGTTTAATTTGTCACCTGTAGCTAATAATAAAAAAAGTCGATGGGAAAAAACAATAAAAAAATTTTACTTATTACTCCCCCTTATTACAGATTATATAACAGTAGATATTCGCTCAA includes:
- the prsR gene encoding PEP-CTERM-box response regulator transcription factor gives rise to the protein MTKKQKLLIVEDDREALRQLDWAFSRFYKVIKTDTEEQAIELFIEQQPRVVLLDLSLSDDQEEQEGFRILEKVLSLDPLTKVIVVTGHDEDKAAIKAIRLGAWDYYIKPVKPSELRAMVDRAYHISDIEEKSLTNARKEFDENKYGEIVGGCPEIKEVMQFIDNVAGTETTVLILGESGTGKELVARAIHNSSKRKEKPFIVINCGAIPENLLESELFGHEKGSFTGAYAQKKGKLELAEEGTIFLDEIGEIPPILQVKLLRFLQEKEFERVGGTKQIKVNARIIVATNRDLKTDMNEGKFREDLYYRLNVVSVTLPPLRERGNDVILIARFLVDKYCAENNIPPKSLSREAELAIRKYQWPGNIRELENLTKRAIIMSPGSLLFPSDLGLKETAESKCLLTLKEAKEEIERKCLLDALEKNNGFVSRAAKDLGVSRGTFYDLLKKHGIEIEE